The following are encoded together in the Clostridiales bacterium genome:
- the pgsA gene encoding CDP-diacylglycerol--glycerol-3-phosphate 3-phosphatidyltransferase, with translation MNLPNILTAIRFFMVPFFAYYLYVQQYKIAIIIFVLAGITDVLDGYIARKHKIVTEWGKLMDPLADKLMQLTALVMLTIHKIIPWVFLVIMLVKELTMVAGSIKLYKKDNVVVSANWYGKFATVMFYVAIVVTMLFKILGMDGIMSKVIVIILILLTLFAMIYAFIKYVFVYKEATKKKDI, from the coding sequence TTGAATTTGCCCAATATATTAACTGCAATAAGATTTTTTATGGTGCCGTTTTTTGCATATTACCTATATGTGCAACAGTATAAGATTGCCATTATTATATTTGTGTTGGCAGGTATAACAGATGTACTGGACGGATATATAGCAAGGAAGCATAAAATAGTAACTGAGTGGGGAAAGTTGATGGATCCGCTGGCGGACAAGTTGATGCAACTTACAGCACTGGTTATGCTCACGATTCATAAAATAATACCATGGGTATTTTTAGTGATCATGTTAGTGAAGGAATTGACTATGGTTGCGGGGAGTATTAAGTTATATAAAAAGGATAATGTTGTTGTGTCGGCAAATTGGTATGGCAAGTTTGCGACAGTTATGTTTTATGTGGCTATAGTAGTTACAATGTTATTTAAAATATTAGGCATGGATGGAATAATGTCTAAAGTTATAGTTATAATATTAATATTACTAACATTGTTTGCGATGATATATGCATTTATAAAGTATGTGTTTGTTTATAAAGAGGCTACTAAAAAGAAAGATATATAA